Within Cyanobium sp. AMD-g, the genomic segment GCAGTTCTCCTTCAGATACCACCAGAAGAGGGGGCGCAGGGCACGCTCCCCGGTCGACTCGGCGCGGGTGTCGCGCAGGAAGCGGGTCAGCGCCCGCAGCAGGGCGGCGAAGGCGAGGCTGTCGGCGAGGGTGGGCTGGGCATCCATCACCCGCACCTCGAGCGTGCCGAAGTCGCCGCGGGGCCGCAGATCCCAGTGGAGGTCCCGGATCACCCTGAGCATCCGGGCCTGGCGCATGGTGGCGACGAAGTGCTCGAACGCGGTCCAGTCCTGGAAGTCGGGAGGAGGCCCGTAGGAGCGCGAGGCGGCCAGAACCCGCTGGCGGAAGGCCGCGAAGCGGGTGTCGTCGCCCTGCCAGAAGGGGGAGGCGGCCGAGAGGGCGATCAGCAGGGGCAGGTAGGGCTTGAGTTCGCGCATCACGCGCAGGGCCTCCTCGCCGCTGGGCAGTCCGAGGTGCACGTGGGCCGCGAAGGTGACCTGATGGCGGCCAAGCCAGCCGGCCGCCCGCGACTGGCCGCGGTAGCGGGAGCCGGGTGAAGCCACGGCCGGCCGGTGGCAGAAGGGATGGGTTCCCGTGCCGCAGAGCGCCATCCCAAGCCGGTCGCAGCCCTGGATCAGCCGGGCGATCCGCGGCCGCATCACCGCCTCCAGTTCGGTCAGGTTGCGCGCCGGCGACGACGCCACCTCCACCGTGTTCTGGATGAACTCCGGCTTGATCGACGGGACATCGGCGCACTCCCTCAGCAAGGGCAGGATCCCGTCCACCAGATCCTGGGAATCGGGGTCCACCAGCTGGAACTCCATCTCCAGGCCCACCGTGAAGGACGGGGAGGGATGGAACTGGATCATGGGGGATAGAAGGCCACCGCCTCCCGCACCAGCCGATCGAAGCAGGCCGCCCCCACCCGCAGCACGGCCTCGTCGATGTCGAAGGAGGAACTGTGCAGGGGGACATACTCCTGTCCCTCGCCGCGAGCGCCGAAACGCATGAAGCACCCGGGGACCTTCTGGAGGTAGAAGGAGAAATCCTCGCCCCCCATGCTGGGGTGCTCCGGCCGCACCATGCTCCGCTCGCCCACCACGCCGGCGGCGGCCCGCCTGGCCAGCTCGGACTCGCGAAAGGTGTTCACCACCGGCGGATAACCCGGATCGATGCGCACGTCGAGGCGAGCGTTGTGAAGGTCGGCGCAGGCCCGCGCCATGCGACGGATGCCGTGGTGGATGTGGTCGCGCACCTCGGGCACGGTGGTCCGGATGCTGCCCTCGAGCCGGGCGCTGCCGGCGATCACGTTCGGTGCCGTTCCGGCATGCACGCTGCCGATCGTCACCACCGAAGGATGCAGAGGATCGACCTCCCGCGACACCAGGGTCTGCAGGGCGGTGATCAGCAAACCAGCGATCACCACGGCATCGATGGCCTCGTGGGGCCTGGCGCCGTGGCCTCCCCGACCATGCACGTCGATGGCGAACTTGTCGGACTGGGCCGTGATCACCCCTTCGGCCACCATGATCTCTCCCACCCGGTAGTGCTGGGTCACATGGGCGCCAAAGATGGCGGTGACGCCTTCCAGACCGCCCTCGGCGATCACCGTGCGGGCTCCGCCCCCCCTCTCTTCGGCGGGTTGGAACAGGAAACGCACGCCGATCCCGGGAGGCGAGGCGGCCAGCAGATGGGCGGCCCCCAGAACCATCGCCACATGAGCGTCATGGCCGCAGGCGTGCATCGTCCCCTCGACCGTGGAGGCGAATGGAAGGTCGGTGGTCTCTTCACCAGGCAGGGCGTCCATGTCGGCGCGCAGGGCGATCACCGGGCCTCCCTTGAGCGGCTCCAGCCGGGCGATCACGCCGCTCCCCTTGCCCCGGTAGCTGGCCGGAATCCCCAGGGTCTCGAGTTCGGCGACGATGCGTGCAGCCGTTCGCTCTTCCTCGAAGGCGAGTTCGGGATGGCGATGCAGGTCCCTGCGCACAGCCACCATCCGCTCGAAGACCGTATCGGGAACGTCATGCCAGTCCATCCCCCCTCACCTGCGGCCCTTGCTTCCATCCTTGGGCGGAGGCCCCTGACCTGACGACGCAAAAGTGCTGCAAAGCTGCAGAGATTCTGCCGCCACCGATGGGCCGAGGAAGCCGAAAGCAGGCGCGACGACGAGCCAGCTCAGGGTTGTGAGAGGACTCCGGCTGGCCCCGCCGAAAGCGCCTATGCAGCGAACGGAGTCGAGATCCTATGGCGTTTCGGGAGACCCTATGTCACTGATCCACCATCCTGAAGTCAGCATTCTCACGTGACATTCAGCCGACCTTCTGAGGCTTTTGAGCAGCAGAAATGGCGCCTAATCACATCAGCCGAAACGGCCGGAGAATGGAGGCAAGAAATGTGTCGGTGCCTCGTGATTGGATTCCGGTTCCCTACGTTGAACCGGAAGGACCGTGTGGTCCGGACCGGCACCGCCGGCCTGCACCATGTCAGCTGTTTTGCTGCAGATCCGATGAACGCACTGCTGCTCTATCCCCAGTTTCCGAAAACGTTCTGGTCGTTCGACCGGTTCCTGGCGATGGCCGGCGTGAAGACCTTCATCCCACCGCTGGGCATCCTCACGGTGGCGGCCCTGCTGCCGGCTGATTGGAACCTGCGCTTCATGGACAGGAACGTCGCCGAGGAGCCGGAGGCCGACTGGCACTGGTGCGACCTCATGATCGTCTCGGCGATGATGGTGCAGCGCGAGGACTTTCACCAGCTGATCCGCAAGGCGGTGGGGATGGGGAAGAAGGTGGCGGTCGGTGGCCCCTATCCCACCTCCCTTCCGGAGCATGCACTGCAATCAGGCGCCCATTATCTGATCCTGGATGAGGGCGAGATCACCGTCCCCGCCTTCCTGGCGGCCCTCGAACGAGGTGAACCCTGCGGAGTGTTCCGGGCCACGGAGAAGCCTGATGTCAGCCTCAGCCCCGTGCCCCGCTACGACCTGTTGCAACGCGACGCCTACCTGATGATGGCGGTGCAGTTCTCCCGCGGCTGTCCCTTCAACTGCGAGTTCTGCGACATCATCAGCCTCTACGGCCGCAAGCCGCGTACCAAGGAGAACCACCAGATCCTGGGGGAACTGCAGACCCTCTACGACCTGGGCTGGCGGGGATCCATCTTCATGGTGGATGACAACTTCATCGGCAATCAGGCCAACGTCAAACGTCTGCTTCGCGACCTGATTCCCTGGATGCGGGAGCATCGCTACCCCTTCAACTTCCTCACCGAAGCCTCGGTGAACCTGGCCGAACAGCCCGAGCTCCTGGATCTCATGGCCCAGGCCGGCTTCTTCGGGGTTTTCCTGGGCATCGAGACCCCCGACCAGGACAGTCTCGAGGTCACCCGCAAGCAGCAGAACACACGCCATCCGCTCACGGAAGCCTGCCGCAAGATCAATGCGGCGGGGCTGGTCATCTACGCCGGCTTCATCCTCGGCTTCGACGGGGAACGCTCCGGCGCAGGGCAGCGCATCGAGGCGTTCGTCGCCGAAACGGCCATTCCCCAGCCGATGCTGGGCATCCTCCAGGCCCCGCCCAACACGGCGCTGTGGACCCGACTGGAGCAGGAAGGCCGACTGCTGCCGGATGCCGATGGCTGCTGCGGCGACCAGAACACCCTGATGAACTTCGTGCCCTCCCGTCCGCCCCAGGACATCGGCCGCGAGTACGTGCAGGCCCTCTGGCGAATGTATGAGCCCGCCACCTATCTGGAGCGCTGCCTGCGCCACTGCCTCGCCATCACCCCCAATCCGCACTGCGCTCAGCAGATGCACATCCCGCCGGCCCGGGCCATGCGGCTGCTGACCCTGCTGATCTGGCATCAGGGGATGCGCCGCGCTTCGCTCCGCGGCCAGTTCTGGACTCAGCTGTGGCAGATGGCGCGGCAACAGCCCCGCCTGCTGGGCCTTTATCTGGGCCTCTGCGCCGCCGGCGAACACTTCTTCGAGTACCGCCAGCTGGCCCGCGAGCGCATCGGAGGCCAGCTGGGTCACGATCCCCTGCTGCCGCCGCCGACCGTGGCCACGGTCAGCCTCAGGCAGGCCGCCCTGGTGGCGGCGGAGTAACCGACCCGTTTCGCCTGAGCCTCAGCCCCCAGCCACGAAGGCCAGGGCCACGCCGTTGTTGCAGTAGCGCTTGCCGGTGGGCTTGGGTCCGTCGTCGAACACGTGGCCCTGGTGGCCGCCGCAGCGACGGCAGTGGTATTCGGTGCGCGGCAGGATGAGCTTGAAGTCCGTCTTGGTGACCACCGCCTTGGGCAGGGGTTGCCAGAAGCTGGGCCAGCCGGTGCCGGAGTCGAACTTGGTGCTCGAGGCGAACAGGGGCAGGCGGCAGCCGGCACAGACGTAGGTGCCGCTGCGGTTCTCCTTGTTGAGCGGGCTGCTGAAAGGGCGCTCGGTGCCCTCATCCCGCAGCACCGCATAGGCCGCCGGGCTGAGGCGCTTGCGCCATTCCGCCGGGCTCAGCTGCCAGGCGGGATCGGTGGCCTTGGCGGCCGCCAGGGCTTTGGAAGCCGGCAGGAAGGGCAACAACCCCGCCAGGGGCGCCCCTACCCGGGCCAGCAACGTGGACAGGAAACTGCGGCGTTCCATCTGGCTCAGCCCAACCAGCCGGCGCTCAGCACCACGGCCAGACCCAGGAACAGGGACAGCAGGGTCCAGGTGATGCGGTTGAGTGTGTTCTCAGCGCTGCGGGCGCTGCTGAACATCGAGCCGCCGCTGGAGGCCAGGCCCCCCATGCCATCGCCCTTGGGGCTATGGAGCAGCACGGAGATGATCAGCAGGGCGCCGCTGAGCATCCAGAGCGAGGAAACGATGTTCTTGACCATTGGGCCAGACTAACCGTCCCCGCTGCGGACCATCAGGCGCCGAGGGTCTGGGGGATCCGGGCGGTGGGGGCGGTGGCCGGCACCACCAGGGAGGTGCCCGTCATACGGGCCGGTTTGGGCAGACCCAGGATCTCCAGCAGGGTGGGGGCGATGTCGGCCAGGCCGCCGTGCTCCCGAAGGCTGACGTCGTTGCCATGGCCGGGGAGCTTGCGCTTTTCGCCCTCCACCAGGATCACCGGCACGGGGTTGGTGGTGTGGGCGGTCCAGGGGAGCCCATCGGGACCCTGCATCACTTCAGCGTTGCCATGGTCGGCCGTGATCAGCAGGGTGCCGCCCATGCGGGTGGTGGCCTCCACCAGTCGGCCCACACAGCGATCGACCATGGCGATGGCTTCGGTGGCGGCCTCCATCTGACCGGTGTGGCCCACCATGTCGGGGTTGGCGTAGTTGATCACCACCAGGGAGTAGATCCCCCGACCGATGGCGGCGATGCAGCTGTCGGTGAGTTTCTCCGCCGACATGGCCGGCGCCTGGTCGTAGGTGGCGACGCGGGGCGAGGGCACCAGGTGACGGTCTTCGCCGGGGAAGGCCTGCTCGATGCCACCGTTCATGAAATAGGTGACGTGGGGGTACTTCTCGGTTTCGGCGGTGCGGAACTGCCGCAGGCCGTGCTCGGAGACCACCTGGCCCAGCAGGCCGTCGAGGGACTCGGGGGGGAAGGCCACCTGAACCGGCAGCCCCTGCTCGTACTGGGTGAAGGTGACGACATGCAGCGGACCGATCCACTGGCGCGGGAAGCCGTCGAAGTCCGGCAGCACCAGGGCACGCATCAGCTGGCGCACCCGGTCGGGGCGGAAGTTGAAGCAGACCAGGCCGTCGCCGCTCTCCAGCAGACCCTCGGCGAGGCGCACCGGCTCAAGGAACTCGTCGGTGATGCCCTCCGCATAGGAGCCCTGCAGCACCTCCGCCGGGGTGAGGGGGCAGATCTCGGACGGCTCGGTGAGCAGCCTGAAGGCCTTCTCCGTGCGCTCCCAGCGCTGGTCGCGGTCCATGGCCCAGTAGCGGCCGCAGAGGGTGGCGATCCGCCCAACGCCTGCGTCCTCGATCATGGCCTGAATGCGGGCCAGATACCCGGGGCCGCCATGGGGGGCCGAGTCACGGCCGTCGGTGACCACGTGCACCAGCACATCGCTGAGGCCGCGCCCGGCCGCCCAGCGCAGCAGGCCACCGAGATGGTCGATGTGACTGTGGACGCCGCCATCGGAGCAGAGGCCGATCAGGTGCAGGGGGCGGCCGCTGGCCACCAGCGTGTCGCCCAGATCGTTGAGAGCCTGGTTGCTGGCGATGGTGCCGCTGCGCACCGCCTGACCGATCCGCACCAGCTCCTGGCGGATGATCCGGCCGGAGCCGATCGTGAGGTGGCCCACCTCGGAATTCCCCATCTGGTGATCCGGCAGGCCCACAGCGGCGCCGCTGGCCTCGATCAGGGTGTGGGGATAGGCCGCCCAGAGGGCATCCATGATCGGCGTGTCCGCCTCCCTGACCGCGTTGTGATCGCTTTCGGGCCGATAGCCCCAGCCATCCAGAATGGCCAGAACCATCGGGGCCACGGGGGCGGCCGTCTCGCTGGAGAGACGATCAGCTCTGCCGCTGGCGGAATGCTTCGGGGAGGGAGCTGCTTTCACCAGCGAGAAAATCTGCACGTTTCTACGCAGGGCCAACCTACATCCCCCCTCCCAAAACACCTTGCTGCGACGGAGATGCGTCAGGCTTTGGTTACACGCCAATCGTTGAATGGCACGACCCCAGGCCGCTACGGCCCCAGCCGATCGGCTGGAACTGCTCTCCGCCCATGACCTGGGCCGCACCCTCGACCGGCTCGCCTCCCAGGTCCTGGAGGCCGTGGCCGACAGCCAGGACCTGGTGCTGCTCGGCATCCCC encodes:
- a CDS encoding YbdK family carboxylate-amine ligase → MIQFHPSPSFTVGLEMEFQLVDPDSQDLVDGILPLLRECADVPSIKPEFIQNTVEVASSPARNLTELEAVMRPRIARLIQGCDRLGMALCGTGTHPFCHRPAVASPGSRYRGQSRAAGWLGRHQVTFAAHVHLGLPSGEEALRVMRELKPYLPLLIALSAASPFWQGDDTRFAAFRQRVLAASRSYGPPPDFQDWTAFEHFVATMRQARMLRVIRDLHWDLRPRGDFGTLEVRVMDAQPTLADSLAFAALLRALTRFLRDTRAESTGERALRPLFWWYLKENCFWASRHGIEAQLIVDDEGSLRSLREVARTTLESLEAYAEEDERRGLERLRQNLEGSLPYQRERRIHDRTGSLRDVVRVLCEELREECG
- a CDS encoding M20 family metallopeptidase: MDWHDVPDTVFERMVAVRRDLHRHPELAFEEERTAARIVAELETLGIPASYRGKGSGVIARLEPLKGGPVIALRADMDALPGEETTDLPFASTVEGTMHACGHDAHVAMVLGAAHLLAASPPGIGVRFLFQPAEERGGGARTVIAEGGLEGVTAIFGAHVTQHYRVGEIMVAEGVITAQSDKFAIDVHGRGGHGARPHEAIDAVVIAGLLITALQTLVSREVDPLHPSVVTIGSVHAGTAPNVIAGSARLEGSIRTTVPEVRDHIHHGIRRMARACADLHNARLDVRIDPGYPPVVNTFRESELARRAAAGVVGERSMVRPEHPSMGGEDFSFYLQKVPGCFMRFGARGEGQEYVPLHSSSFDIDEAVLRVGAACFDRLVREAVAFYPP
- a CDS encoding B12-binding domain-containing radical SAM protein translates to MNALLLYPQFPKTFWSFDRFLAMAGVKTFIPPLGILTVAALLPADWNLRFMDRNVAEEPEADWHWCDLMIVSAMMVQREDFHQLIRKAVGMGKKVAVGGPYPTSLPEHALQSGAHYLILDEGEITVPAFLAALERGEPCGVFRATEKPDVSLSPVPRYDLLQRDAYLMMAVQFSRGCPFNCEFCDIISLYGRKPRTKENHQILGELQTLYDLGWRGSIFMVDDNFIGNQANVKRLLRDLIPWMREHRYPFNFLTEASVNLAEQPELLDLMAQAGFFGVFLGIETPDQDSLEVTRKQQNTRHPLTEACRKINAAGLVIYAGFILGFDGERSGAGQRIEAFVAETAIPQPMLGILQAPPNTALWTRLEQEGRLLPDADGCCGDQNTLMNFVPSRPPQDIGREYVQALWRMYEPATYLERCLRHCLAITPNPHCAQQMHIPPARAMRLLTLLIWHQGMRRASLRGQFWTQLWQMARQQPRLLGLYLGLCAAGEHFFEYRQLARERIGGQLGHDPLLPPPTVATVSLRQAALVAAE
- the msrB gene encoding peptide-methionine (R)-S-oxide reductase MsrB, giving the protein MERRSFLSTLLARVGAPLAGLLPFLPASKALAAAKATDPAWQLSPAEWRKRLSPAAYAVLRDEGTERPFSSPLNKENRSGTYVCAGCRLPLFASSTKFDSGTGWPSFWQPLPKAVVTKTDFKLILPRTEYHCRRCGGHQGHVFDDGPKPTGKRYCNNGVALAFVAGG
- the secG gene encoding preprotein translocase subunit SecG, with the protein product MVKNIVSSLWMLSGALLIISVLLHSPKGDGMGGLASSGGSMFSSARSAENTLNRITWTLLSLFLGLAVVLSAGWLG
- the gpmI gene encoding 2,3-bisphosphoglycerate-independent phosphoglycerate mutase, with the translated sequence MVLAILDGWGYRPESDHNAVREADTPIMDALWAAYPHTLIEASGAAVGLPDHQMGNSEVGHLTIGSGRIIRQELVRIGQAVRSGTIASNQALNDLGDTLVASGRPLHLIGLCSDGGVHSHIDHLGGLLRWAAGRGLSDVLVHVVTDGRDSAPHGGPGYLARIQAMIEDAGVGRIATLCGRYWAMDRDQRWERTEKAFRLLTEPSEICPLTPAEVLQGSYAEGITDEFLEPVRLAEGLLESGDGLVCFNFRPDRVRQLMRALVLPDFDGFPRQWIGPLHVVTFTQYEQGLPVQVAFPPESLDGLLGQVVSEHGLRQFRTAETEKYPHVTYFMNGGIEQAFPGEDRHLVPSPRVATYDQAPAMSAEKLTDSCIAAIGRGIYSLVVINYANPDMVGHTGQMEAATEAIAMVDRCVGRLVEATTRMGGTLLITADHGNAEVMQGPDGLPWTAHTTNPVPVILVEGEKRKLPGHGNDVSLREHGGLADIAPTLLEILGLPKPARMTGTSLVVPATAPTARIPQTLGA